Part of the Oligoflexia bacterium genome is shown below.
ACTCAAGATACTCTTATGAAAATCCAGATTTGTTTCCTGACATTGATAGCGAGGCAGACACTTTATCTGAAGTGACACTTGCACCGCTAGCTGTGCCTCAAGAAAATCCAATAATCGCAGAGTCAAACGGAATGGTTGTTGCGAGTAACGTTGGTACGGCAATTTATCTTACAGGTAAGCAAAGAAGAGCGTTGATTGGATATTCATTTAAGACTGCAAATAATGCGGTGGTATTACCAATTACAACACCACGCGCAGGCTTAATGATGATTGGGCGAGGTCTTTTTATGATCAAGATCAATCAAACTAATCCAAAATCACTTGCAGACACCATCTTAAGAACAAGTGTGCTCTTACATGAAGCCCGTCATAGTGATGGCAATGGTAAGTCCCTTGGATTTGGCCATGCACTTTGCCCACAAGGACATTCTTACTTCGGTCAAGGTTATGCTTGTGATCGCAACATCAATGGTCCTTACAATGTTGAAGCGGCATACCTGAAGCAGACCAGATCTGATTGTGTACTTAATAAAACATGTACAGCAGAAGAAGCAGAAGGCCTTGCTCTGATGGCTGAAGACGCTTATTCACGCGTTATTAGCCAACGAGTTTTGGATGCGCGCCCTGAAGGACATTAAGAAATTATTAAGTCTATTAATATTTGCCGTGCTCGTAGGTCTTGTATTCTACGCTTACGAGCGCGGCTCTCGAACTTCAGCTGAATCATTGTCCACTAATGAACCAACTCAACTTACAAATGCTGCAAACTCAATGGATCCTTTACCAAGCGCGTCTACTCGAACTCTCACTCAAGAAATCGGTACTCCAAAAGCTAACGCACAGGCGGTTCAACCAATTTCTATGGATGTCGTAAATAAATCTCCTACAACACTTCAAGCAGAAGTTAAAAAAATGAGCATTCCTGAATTTAGGCAACTTGCAAAAGAATCATTAAGAACCTTACCGCGTACAAAAGATGTTAAAGGGCTTAAAGATAAAGATGTTCATCATATGTCACCAGAAATTTTCACAATGAGCCGATCCCTCATGACTATCGCGGGGGCTGTAGAGTCCAATCCTGAACTTGAAAAAGATGCCATCATTTATTATAAAAAATGTGTAGATACAAAATCAATTTTACTGACTGTGCGTGGGCGCTGTTTATCTAATTACAAACGCATAGGCGAAAAACACGGCATTATAGTAAATCTTAGTGACTACCCACCTGAGTTAGCTCGTCTTGCGGAGTTTATTCCTTAATTTTAAAACCAATTGCTCGAAGGATTTCACGAGCTAAAGCCGCTGCTTGTACATTTGAAGAATTAAGCAAAGACTTAAGCTCTTCAATAACTAATGGGCTTTGGGGTTTAATTTTAAGTAGCGCAAGCTTTGCTTTTTTTGCCACCGATTCATATTTATTTACAGTGGTAAAAGTATTTTCTTCATCCAATTGTTTTTCTTTTGGTAAAGAAAGATCATTCGCACCCGGGGCATCAACCTCAGAATCAAAAAGCTTTCTAACAAGTAAAACAACCAGATCGTCGGGAAGCTGCTTTTGATTACCCAAAGCCATCACCACAGTAGCTCGAATTATTTTTCGTTCATCTTCAAGGCCTAATGCCAATGTTCTAAAAATTAATTCTTTATTTTCATTTTTTTCTGAAAGTGGATTCCAAAAAGCACGGGCGGCAAGATATCTAAGAGTATCGTCTTGTTCTGAAGCTACTGTCTGCGCAAAAGTCATGGCGACATCAAAGGTGACCAACTTAGAATAAAGTGCACCGTGAGCTGCTTGACGCACATCTAAACGTGGGCCTCTCAAACTTTCACTGATAGCTGAATAAAACATTGAGGAAAGTGGTTTATTTTTATTTACGATATTACTCTGAATTGAAAGTATCGTTTCAAGTTTTATTATTGGATCTGCATCTTGCAATAAATTATATATATCTATATCGAATGTTTCAAAAGTTTTATCATCAAAAATAAATCTTAAACAAGCGACTCGCTTAATTAATGGATTAAGCCTGGTATTGGCACAATTGAGAGCGGCGTTTCCCAACCAATAAATATGTTCGGGGTCGGTAAAATAATTTTCAATTTTGAGATAATGACCAATTCGAGAAATAATTTTATTTCTTTGAAGTTTAGTTAAATTTTTAATTATAAAATATTCGTCAGACTCTGAAGGCTCTGATCGCATCAAATTTATTATTTGAAGCCTACAAAGATACTGCACTTCCTCCAGCGAGGCTTTTTCGTCTTTTCGTTTTTCTTGTTGCATGCAAAGAATTGCAAAACGCTCAACCGCGTCGTGGTCACCACCCGTGAGATCTTCAACAGTATCTTGAGTTTTAAGACTTGGTTGAAGCGCAAGTGCCGCAGGGCTAAACACATAACTTGAAATAAATATGAGTACTAAAAACAATACTTTCATAGTAACCACAACTACTTACAAATATTATGCCCATCTATTAAGCTAAAAATTACTGACTGCACCTAGCATATTGGCTTTAACGGCTGTGACAAACACATTGAGATTAGGCTTATGAAGAACTTCTCGTCAAAAGTAACCAATAACGGCCCAGCAAAAATCAATTGTGGTATACGCGCACTGACGCGCTGCTAACGAAAAAGGTACCGGGTACCGATCAACCGATCAAATCGCTTGTTTGGAGTTTTTCTTTAAACGATCGCGCCAACTTTTGCCTGCGCGTGCGCGGACATCCATTTGAAATTTTTTGACAGCGTTATTGTGCTCACCGTACGTCACGCTAAATTGATGGGTGCCGTTATTCTTGCTCACAAAATATATGTATTTTGATTCTGCAGGCTCTATGACAGCGAGCATGCTTTCTTTACCAGGGTTTGAAATGGGTCCAACGGGTAAACCTTTTCGGGTATAGGTATTATAAGGTGTTTTTGCGCGAATATCTTCTTTAGTAATGTTTTTTCTCTCAAGGGTGTGTTTGCCATACAGAATTGTTGGATCACTTTGAAGCATCATATTAATTTTTAATCGATTATGAAAAACACTGGCAATAAGTGGTCGCTCTTCAGGGGCACCCGTTTCTTTTTCTACAATGCTCGCAAGAGTTACTACAAAGTGCATTGAGTAGCCCAACTTTTCAGCGCCAAATTTAATTTCACGATTATAAACTTCTTTAAATTTATCCACCATGGTTTTAATAATTACTCTTTCACCAGTGAAATGTTCAAAGCTGTAAGTTTCAGGGTATAAATACCCCTCGAGTGTCGGCTCATCTATACCAAGAAGCATTGCCATACGTGGGTCACGCGCTAACTTAATAAATTCATTTCTATCTACAAGATTACGACGGGCAAGATCATCAGCGATTTGATCGATGTTAAACCCCTCAGGAATATGAACCGCATGTAAAACACTTTTACCTGATGTAATAACTTTTAAAAGTTCATGGGGAGACATATTTAATTTAACTTCGTATTCACCGGCTTTTACTTTTCCCGTTTTTCTTAACAACCTTGCCATTAATACAAATCTTTTTGCATCTTTTATTAAACCTTCTTTA
Proteins encoded:
- the mltG gene encoding endolytic transglycosylase MltG; the protein is MKKLFIVIFCLAGFALTFEVVRDINFWFSKNSDDPAFKVILISPGSFSKTSDLLYKEGLIKDAKRFVLMARLLRKTGKVKAGEYEVKLNMSPHELLKVITSGKSVLHAVHIPEGFNIDQIADDLARRNLVDRNEFIKLARDPRMAMLLGIDEPTLEGYLYPETYSFEHFTGERVIIKTMVDKFKEVYNREIKFGAEKLGYSMHFVVTLASIVEKETGAPEERPLIASVFHNRLKINMMLQSDPTILYGKHTLERKNITKEDIRAKTPYNTYTRKGLPVGPISNPGKESMLAVIEPAESKYIYFVSKNNGTHQFSVTYGEHNNAVKKFQMDVRARAGKSWRDRLKKNSKQAI